The genomic segment GAGTATGTTTCCAAAAAGTGTATTACCAACATATTGTGTATATTGTAATCTGAAACTGCCAAGAGAATATGAGTTTGGAAGTGATAAAACAATAGTGCTGCACAGTCATACTGTACTGCAGCACTAGTGTTGCttcattaaaaaggaaaaaggagtgaaggaggaggagaatacAGTAGAAGCCATGTGAAACAACAAAGGCAGCACTTACAACAACTCTCGCATGAGACTCTCTGTTTTGTTGAGGATTTTGTTGAAGTCGGATGATCGGTGACTCATCTCTGGTTtgaacagaatcagaaacatttgaatttaaTCTCACTGGCATTCACTCACCTTTTagcacattttcattacatCTTGGCCATTTAACACAGGCAGGGATCAGCTATGAGGGCAGATAATAGTGTTCATGAGCTGCTTTGAGTAAGTGAGTCGATTTAACTCATCATATGGTAAACTATGTGAGTAAGCTCTcaattaaacaacaaatatttcatttcaatcatCAGGAATACAGTAGTTTTGTCTTATAATGACTTAACGTAACCCATCTGTAGTTCTACTCACCGAGAACACTGATACCAGTGCCGTTGTAGTTCAGAAGCTCCTTCTGTGCTTGAAGCAGCAcctaaaacaaataaagtatttcttcaAAAGACTACAGACGGTATCAGAAATTATGATGGTTTTACCACagaacacaataaaaatgttgttgctCTTATCCATAGTGCTCTTCATCTGGATTCTGTCTTATCCAGATAACGATTATCcagattttaaatattatttgtttAGAGATATCCActcaacctaaaaaaaaaaaaaaactggcaagAACTACAGCTGTCAAGAAACTACattagaaaaaaacagcaatgtgtCTTTGCAGCACATAAAGCATGCACAGCAACAATCTGCAGATTAGTGGGATTACTAATCATTCTTCCACCTTTAAGAaactttgctttcatttttccataaatgtgtgtatagTTTGATAAGCGAGAGctgagatttatttttctgGACATGCAAGGTGTTTTTCTGCCATCTAGAGGCTGCGTCTGCTGCCGCCAGTGAAGCACAAAAGGAGCAGGTTtccacatgaatgaatgaggcTGATGCAACTCAACTCGCTGTTTTCGGTGACAGCGTGCCGGAGCTGCTGACAAATGCCAAGCCGAGACGGCAGCAGCAAAGCCAAGTTATTTTCTCACATAACTGCACGCCAGTCTCTCTcagtacggggggggggggggtagagccAGCAGATTCACCGTGAATGTGGACGTTTTTAATGTTGCTTTGATAAACCACATTAAAGTTAAATAACGTCTGAAGCGTGCATCTGCAGAAACAGTTAGCTCGTGTTTTACAGCTTTTCCTCGCATTATTAACGTTACTCAACATCTAAAACTTACGGTTTGGGGGAGTTTTGCAGGTCCAGCGCCAAAGTTGATGGTTTGTTTCTGCTCCATGATGTAAAATGACGTCCTGCGGTCGGCTGGTGGATGTTTCCTCCGTTTGATTCAGCGGTGTGAATGACTTCCGCTCAGCTTCTGCTGTTgcttctgctctcctcctcctcctcctcctctcgtcgTCGTGGATGCTAATTATCTAGCTGTGTGtaaaatgctgcgttcatgACCTCCTCGTAAAGTTGAAACCTCGACTAACAAACTAAGGTAGATTTTGTGTACTGTAAGTAGGctataaaaaaagatataaaaaaaatacatatgtAAACACCTTTAATCTTGTTAGTGCATCTAATGATTGTTGGTTTGATACGTTTGCAATTATTTACATATTAGCAGATATTGTGACACAAggagaatttgtttttttttgtttttacatggaTCCCcaaatttgaaaacaaacagagcaagAGCTGTGACAAATGTTTagcctttttttattaaacaacaAATTAGAGAAGTTACACGTACGTACATATAAGTGCCACCTGTAGGcaataagtgtattttctttttgatagctgctttttgtctgcatgtttgtgtgtgtgtgtgtgtaggggacacatgttttatattttaccttttaaaacTTCAAACTGTAAGACTCTGTAATCATTCCTCTTGTTCATACTGGCCTGTAAATTGTCCCTTCCCAACACGCCTTCAATATAAGTAATTGAAATACGTTTaaaagtttatctgaagttaatatgaggctACAGTGTTTCCCtgtttgagctgcagtggaaggaTAGTAACACAAATATGGATCTGTTAGCCAGTATGAACAGCAAGTAAAAACTGCAAACTGTGGACTGTAAAAAGACCGGATACTCACACAGTGTGTCTAATTCAGAATGCTAATGGTAAACTCTGAAATACACTTTTACATAAAGGTAGCACTGTTGATTTTGTCACTTCCATTGAAAGCACATCATGAAGGGATCTCTTAATATCCAGTATGGACAGAAGAAATTATTACAGCAAGAAAACCCTGTTTCAATATACATATGGGCACCTTGACTACTGTTTTAAGACAAACTAGTCTACTCCTGTTCTGGAGTAACACTCCTTGGAtccatgttttctgtcatcAGTTTGAGGTAATTTCATTAATCACATCtttaggaatatgcaccacATGAAGTCTTCATactacattttgacacagggccCCACTGCAAGACATGGCATGAAGATGATTTAGATCTTGCAGAACTCGTCTTTGATATCGTACTgtgatgtaaacacattttgcatcGTGTTTATTGGTTCGTGTGACCTCTGTGGAAACACAGATGTTTTCGGCGTCACTTGAAGGCAGCACACGGACTCAAATTCTCAGCCAGCCTTTCAATTGGCTCGTGTCACATGTCTGTTTGGTAAACGGCTATCATTGGTGAATATCGACTTAGATGCTGACTGATTGGCTCCATTGTCACGCCACGAGAATGTGAGCGCGCGCCAGACACGCACGAGTCAGACAAACAACTTTTCATTGAAATCAACGGAGGTGAAGGGATGAAACCGCAGCAGATGAACCTgccaaagaaaacttgtttcaaatatcatgtttgcttgtttatagTCTCCCGTTGTGTTAAATGAAAACGTGCTTTCTGTAGTATAGGTAACACACCGCAGCAGTAACCTTTGGCTGTTCTTTCACAATCTATTCAATCACCAATACATTAATGGGGCCTGCAGGAATGTGGACATTTCAAAATCAGTGCTGGTCAGCATATTATAGCTGCAACGTGTTTCTGTGAAGGTACAGGTTGTGTCTTCAGGTAAGAAGGACAGCACAGAGGCTCTCcgagcagcagaaacatgtatttgaggaaaaaggaaaatctaAACTATATGTTGCACCTATCTGTGCCTGTGCACCGAGCAAACACTCTTTATTTGAGCAGGAGATTGAATCCGGTTAAACTGATAAGCCTGCAGCCAACACtgaactcacacactcacatacacattcttaacatcatttgttttctgattaattttcattcatcaaatgTTCATTCCATGTATATTCCAGTGTGTAAATGCATCACTGCCTCCTATTGCACACATTAACATCAAGTATAAGTACATGGCTGACATCTAAATGGGGCTGTATCCCACTGCTGTGCATGTTTTTCCCAACATGCACAGGAGGACAGACCAGCAGCACGAGCCTCAAAACAGTAGCgcaggaagtattcagatccttcaaacaccacactgtaaaaatacaccattacaagtaaaagtcctgcattaaaaatgttacACCTTCACACtgtttaataatattattaaataaatcatCACAGTTGAGAAGCCGGAGTCatgaaatgtttgacatttttgcatgaCAAAGGACTTTTAATAACCATTAATAAAATAGttgttgttcattttctgtcaatcgactcATCAGTTAATCAACTGATCATTTTAGCTCTAActaacaaaacatatttcataagcttgtcatatgttttgtatgtaaaaatcttaatttgtaaagatactagtaactacagctgtcaaataattgttGTGGGTAAAACGTACATTATCTGAACtttagtggagtagaagtattaagTGGTatgaaaagacaataaaaagagtaaatgtactaagtTATATTTCACCACTGCCTGAAGCACCTTTTGTAGCCGGTCAACACCATTCCAAGCTAACTGTTCACAAAGTATACTGTAGCTACAAATGCATAAACCATACAGTGCAGAACAACCTGCTGATACCCTTTTAAATAATTATATTCAACAAGACTGCTGCCCGTGAAGGATGCAGCCACAAACAGTGCAATTGTTGTCTTATACAATTCACCTCCTTGAGAAATTGTGAAGAAGATAAAACCAGGAGctcaaacattttgacatccAGTAAACTGACTGCATCAGTTCAGCTAAACtagaaaaatgtgacaaagataATTGTGTTTCGGCAGCTTGTGAACATCACGAGAGGCACCTGACTGGTTTGTCCAGTTTAAGAGATCACATGACAGCCATTGCtcctcattgtgtgtgtgtgtgtgtgtgtgtgtgtgtgtgtgtgtgtgtgtgtgtgtgtgtgtgtgcgtccatgcacacatacaccagGGTGAGCAGACTGCTCTCAACTCTAGAACAAACTCTAAATAAACAATGAGCGCACAGTGTCCAAATGCCCAGCGTGGCCTTTAGGACCCAGATGAAAGAAAGTGCATCTCTGCTTCTCCTTTGGGTGCCTGGCGAACCATCTCATCCCCCTCTTCTGCGTCCATGTTTCCCACCCTCGCTCTCCCCCTCGTGCGCCACTGAAATACGGCAGGGAAGGCGTGCTTGAAGGCCTTTCTGAAGTTGTTGCCCATGAAGGCGTAAACCAGCGGGTTGACGGAGGAGTTGGAGTAAGACATGCAGTGGCCCCAAATCTTCAGCTGTGGATGCAAAATGAAGACAGACTTTGATGAAAGACATCGATGCGTGGGACAGTTTTAGAAGCAAGAGACAGACAACAATCACCTGGATTACTCTGATACTGAGGAAAACGTCTAAATCTGATGAATATGAGACAAGATCTGAAGTTACCAAGGAGTGTCGTTTATAAACAGATTAGATTTAGATGTGCTTAGCTTTGACTGAGTATGATCCTGACAAAAAGTGGGGTTAAATTTGTGGTAAATTGTTTCAATCAGGTGACAGATCCAGGGAGCGTGGCGGGGGTCAAATATTACTGCAACAATTTGGATTATCTGCGCATATCTGAATAATGTATTGGTATTCTGTTACACCCCCGCTGACCTCCCTACCTGCAGCACAGTGAGGCTCATTGAATCAAACGTCATGGAGAGAAAGTCACCTTGTATAGGACGTAACTGCGGAGGCCAAAAGCTTGCAGGAGGATGCAGACCTGGATGGGGCCCCAGCAGATGAGGAACAGggccaccatcaccaccaccatccgGGAGACTCGCGCCcgcactgctgctgctcgctCTGCCTGAGCCTGAAGCTGGAGTTAGGGAAGCTTTGTGATGATCAGAAACATATATTCTGTCTGTGGATTTACTAAGTGAAAGCAGCCCCATATCTCTTACTTGGTAGCTGCTGTCGATGGGATGCACGCTGGGTTGCCCCATGCGCTTGAGCATGAAGGCGTAACAGGCGGTGATGGTGAGCAGGGGCAGCAGGTAGACGGCCAGGAAGCTGTAGATGATGAAGGCTCTCTGGAGGCGAACCGAGGGGAAGACCTCACTGCAGTACGTCTGAGGGCCAAACCAGTATCCTGCCTCCAGACGCTGGTACACGGCTACAGGGATCGACAGAAGCAAGGAGCCTGGAGAGGACAGGGGACGTGACTCTGAGCATGATGTTTGTAATGAGTTTCACTTATTACCACAAGGACACCAACTGCAAAATCCCCAACTGCTCTCTAGAATTACAAAGGCAGTATCAATATCTAGTTTCACTTCTGTGTGATTTGGTGGTGattctataaaaaaaactattgctCCATTAAGAAGACATTAAAGTATGAAGGCATGTGTCTGTGATTGGCAGGTATCTCTGCCTATCACACTGAGCTATGGTGGTCTGAGCTACATTCATGCTCTATCCTGTTTGATAGACTGACAAGATGGTGATTAAACTcaaaaaaacatcctttcaGAAACAGACATTGCTTTCTCAAAGCACAAAAACTCATTCTCTGTGTCAGTGAGCttatttcaaaaacaacatgtagATGATGTTCTGTTGGattattaaataaaagaaacaataatCCCGGTAAGTAGCAGAAAGAATGGCTAGTGTGAtctgaattaattaattgttgtatggtttgtttttatcacatcAGCAAAGTCAGCAAAATCAGCTGCTTCAAATTTTCTGACTTCAATGTAATTCAGTAAGTAATTAACGTCAAAGGGAAGGTTGTAGCAATGCGTTGTCTCCACTGTCTCGTTGCCAATGAAGGATGCGGATGTGTGCGTGGTGTATTTTGTGATACCTATCCAGATAGACACAGAGATGGCCAGAGCCATGCGCGGGGTTCGGTGTCGCAGTGACTGCAGAGGATAGACCGTCACGTAGCAGCGGTCCACACTCATAGCTGACAGAGTGATACATGTTGCCTGAGCAGTCACctgaaacacacgcacacacacacggtcggtttgtttctgtttgacactttttacttttactgcacaaagaaaacattctaCTTTTTATCTCAAGTTGAAACCTTGTAGAAACTGATGAACGTGTTTGCGTCTTGTTGTGCTTTGTGATGGTTATTTGAATATTGACTAACAAAGACGTTTTGTCTGACTTTTGgattcagtttgtcttttcatcCAACAACTGTAGAAGTGTTTTGGATGTGCATGCCCTACACTCTGTCTGTTACTCTGTCTACCACTGAAGTAGACCTGTGAGTGATCGACTGAGTTGAGGGTACATAACAATCAAAAACTCACTGTCGCTGGTTGAAATGTAAACTAACATGAAGCAGGAGTTCAGTGAGCATCCACTGTGCTTTGGAGTTGTTAACACCGAATATTGATGGTAGAAAATTCACTTTCTTATAGCTAATGAAGGCATTTGATTACAAATACTGGGGACAAATTTTAATTTTTCACATGTTGCTTTATTTGGGTAGCTGTATATCTGATAATAGTTATTCTGCACATAGCATAATGCCCATAATGCTATAATGTCTCATGATTCAttactcattattattattattattgcagtaCTATAGCATGATATTTTGGTCACCACGCCATGATATTACTAGTACCATGGTACTGTAACTGTTACCATCTTAGTAGTAACTGTGAAGGCGTGGTTACAGTGCTATTTTTAATGGTATTACCATTATATTGTCATTTTCACTGCAATTCGCGTGTATCTCACTTGCTGAAGGTAGTTCACCAGCCGGCACATAAACTCTCCAAAGATCCAGCTGGGCAGTGGGTACAGTGTGGCAGTGAAGGGCACGCAGCAGACCAGAAACAAGATATCGGTGGTAGCCAGGTTCACTGGAAGAGAGCAAGAACAGTGATTCGTGAACAGAGAAATGTAATTCAAGACATGTGAGATGAGATTAATTCAAATTGGCAAAAAGAGCATAAATAACTGTATCAATACCATTAACATCGGTCGGTGCTGAGGTTCCTGCCTTCTAAAATTCACCAACCAATTCACCCCTCATCCATGTTTATTCGTTTTACTTTAGAAAGTCACAATTTACACAATTTTTCACAATTTACCAAAAAAAGAGTTTCAGAAATGTTACCTATGTAGAAGTTGGTGACGGTCTTCATCTGCTGGTGCTTGGTGACCACATGGATGACCAGCGAGTTCCCAACCAGGCCCACCAGCATGATGAGGCCGAAGAAAGTGGGGACCAGCCAGGCGTCGACCAACACTGGTGGCCCCTGGCCCTCCAGAGCTGCGGACTCGTTGCATATAGACCCGCAGTCTGGACCATGACTGGCTGCTGACTCCACCATCATCTTCAGGGATAATTCTTTGGCACATGAAGAACATATTTAAATGTGGTCGTATCTCAGCTAATGCTCTAACAACACCCTGGAAATGTAACACAAAAACTGACAATTTGTGAAAAtataaagacttttttttaaaataaatacctGCTAGGATTTAAGACATCAGACAAAgccaaatgaaacatttaagcaTATTAAATAAGCTTTCTTCTGTACGATAAGCGTCTTACCTGTGTTGTGCCTGTTTGCTCCTGCAGCGTTCCACTCTCTGCTCTGCAATGTAAGGTTTAGTCCGTGATAGGCTGCTGTTCTGTTCTCCACAGGTCTGAGATAAAAGCACTGTTATAGACCACCGTAactggggaggggagggggtgttTGGAGGAGACAGGAGTCATTTTGCTTTGTTGAACATTTATGAaagtgcaagagagagagagaggctgcggTAGTAGGAGCTTTAAAACTAAATCTGCATCATCACCAGTAATTACCCAGGACTGGGTGCCCTGTAGAATGACTGCGGCTGGATTTCAAATATAGTTACTTTATGTCTTCATCACATTAACATCCAGAAGTTGTAGTCAATGTATGCTTCAgctcaaactgcagctgaacCAAATCTGGACGAGGAGAGTCTGAAATTTAACCAAATCTATaatatgaatttgttttgtggatGTGACCTGcaaaccaaaatgaaaatgaatgaatcacagAGGCAGCTGGGGGTCGTGGTGACAGTACAGCTTGATCTCCCTCCACTTCCAGCACAACAGACAGTTTTTAACACTGTCATTACATCTGTCATGGCCCTGCAAAGTAGCAAGTGGCAAACCTTGCCAGTTGCGCAGCGTGACACAAGTGTAGATGGAGTGTTTAAGTGCAAAGGTGACGCTTGTTGTTTTCGCAGGTGTTTGACATAATATTCTGTCCATCAAAcgtataaaacattttatatttttttgcatcagatgaaacaaatgaaaaataaatgcgCTGAGAACTACAATGTCTTTACAAATCAAAATAATCTTCAGGATGTATTCAGGGCTTCTGAATACTTTGCTCACAGTTGCTCCTATTTTCTTCCAgtaaaaaaaggacaaaaacaggattttgaaGCATCATTGgatgtttcatatttttagaTATTTGCCTTTTCTAAATGCATTGTTGCGAAAGAGATGGaactcacattttctttatgtACATAGAAAACATTCAGGCAGTGGAAAATGAGTTTGCTGAAGGGGTTCTTACTTTAGTGAGATTGAAAACGTAttcagacatttattttttgtcatctTCGGCATGCAGGGTTTCTAATATTTGA from the Enoplosus armatus isolate fEnoArm2 chromosome 4, fEnoArm2.hap1, whole genome shotgun sequence genome contains:
- the kiss1rb gene encoding LOW QUALITY PROTEIN: KISS1 receptor b (The sequence of the model RefSeq protein was modified relative to this genomic sequence to represent the inferred CDS: substituted 3 bases at 3 genomic stop codons); amino-acid sequence: MKTXSNYIXNPAAVILQGTQSWVITDLWRTEQQPITDXTLHCRAESGTLQEQTGTTQMMVESAASHGPDCGSICNESAALEGQGPPVLVDAWLVPTFFGLIMLVGLVGNSLVIHVVTKHQQMKTVTNFYIVNLATTDILFLVCCVPFTATLYPLPSWIFGEFMCRLVNYLQQVTAQATCITLSAMSVDRCYVTVYPLQSLRHRTPRMALAISVSIWIGSLLLSIPVAVYQRLEAGYWFGPQTYCSEVFPSVRLQRAFIIYSFLAVYLLPLLTITACYAFMLKRMGQPSVHPIDSSYQLQAQAERAAAVRARVSRMVVVMVALFLICWGPIQVCILLQAFGLRSYVLYKLKIWGHCMSYSNSSVNPLVYAFMGNNFRKAFKHAFPAVFQWRTRGRARVGNMDAEEGDEMVRQAPKGEAEMHFLSSGS